The following coding sequences lie in one Trichoderma breve strain T069 chromosome 1, whole genome shotgun sequence genomic window:
- a CDS encoding protein kinase domain-containing protein, giving the protein MPPLDDRPCTSPSLLQPHSQLQPSSPTKQSFLRKLLARSGSSRSSKSSASSVSADQQGSTPVSGSGLVKRLSRRVVPGLPRSQTFKRQLSESREHLAPVEPSAEERRAASVDRRTHFPQKPGRRSSRAHVDPRSSAPSFFGEPLHETNSNYAQSLPIDLAELEAAVSNYSDRPQDAAASDVDGTEADDADDEYTAQDGASVADSRSVTASQYEAMIHDELEREWILNLSMHFRDRSKREKFFVTYREQDYMWRRVTISLDYRDAPENSLEWELSHTKYQRDKSAKIYEAIRESLPDIQFYDTVTNLKLETTDGRLHVHVVEDGNEIIHYPSVSQIRHLGCRRVKERDIVFDSHMSGFVYKVSVNGNMLIKKEIPSPDTVEEFLYEVNALNGLRFSRHVIDFYGVVVDDNDEHVKGLLISFAGQGALIDIIFENCKENNIGIPWETRERWARQIVQGLADVHESGFVQGDFTLSNIVIDDDGDAKIIDINRRGCPVGWEPPEATALIESNQRLSMYIGVKSDLYQLGMVLWGLAMLEDEPETQGRPLILGPEINVPDWYRQMTEICLSDDPRLRLQAASLLRMFPHALPGDGHSDALHSDQEPVRMDNGAVAHDYSSEGYEVDSHLAARATRPVNDWSYSGSAYAESGLMPYDQNYSARGRSPPSPMPSDVDVNDPAYKSGWAANRNIAPSYSDSGESYVLPDEYDIRRQPTPPTPSAGKFLNISDRRSRPIEQLSSYESTDYFTAVDDEADRTAIGLVPGAPESSWGGSAAHVDADDEPTPVPAVVVTESPLDSVAQPGSPKSQHERYQEKVDREEDNKQESAADMRFTAQRTHSTRSVDASTPRSRSSGRLKLTKNAANIKVKRLRKATRVEDGYGSSSSHPTPQHTEVPNTPISAEPPTGSRLDDGVAHRVTTPETESEPDYIASRSPGFKSPDPRQGYNASDAQRAGQLINGGNQTETGLGYPRHGPMHVSLTGIGAAHLGLEGELLQEKGLIDDEFQLMTRPEAAAPLMITTDAQT; this is encoded by the exons ATGCCTCCGCTAGATGACCGGCCATGCACTTCGCCGTCTCTTTTGCAACCTCATTCGCAACTGCAACCGTCGTCGCCGACCAAGCAGAGCTTTTTGCGCAAGCTGCTGGCCCGATCGGGGAGCTCCCGGAGCTCAAAGTCGTCAGCCTCCTCCGTTTCCGCCGACCAGCAAGGCTCCACGCCCGTCTCCGGCTCCGGCCTCGTCAAGCGCCTGTCCAGGAGAGTCGTGCCCGGCCTGCCTCGATCACAAACGTTCAAGCGCCAGCTGtcagagagcagagagcacCTTGCTCCTGTAGAACCTTCAGCCGAGGAGCGGAGAGCGGCCTCGGTCGATAGACGTACTCACTTTCCGCAAAAGCCAGGCCGGCGAAGCTCAAGAGCTCACGTCGACCCTCGTTCCAGCGCGCCCAGCTTCTTTGGCGAGCCGCTTCACGAGACCAACTCAAACTATGCCCAGTCGCTACCAATCGACCTTGCCGAGTTGGAGGCGGCTGTCTCAAATTATTCAGACAGGCCGCAGGACGCCGCCGCGAGCGATGTTGACGGCACCGAGGCTGACGATGCTGACGACGAGTACACCGCTCAGGACGGTGCATCGGTGGCCGACTCCCGCTCCGTGACGGCGTCGCAGTACGAAGCCATGATCCACGACGAGCTCGAAAGGGAATGGATCCTCAACTTGAGCATGCACTTTAGAGATCGGTCGAAGCGGGAAAAGTTCTTTGTTACGTACCGCGAGCAAGACTACATGTGGCGCCGCGTCACCATATCGCTCGACTATCGCGATGCGCCCGAAAACTCTCTCGAGTGGGAGCTTAGCCACACCAAATACCAGAGAGACAAGAGCGCCAAGATATACGAAGCCATCCGCGAGAGCCTGCCGGATATCCAGTTCTACGACACGGTGACTAACCTGAAGCTCGAGACCACGGATGGGAGGTTACATGTCCACGTAGTAGAAGATGGCAAT GAAATCATCCACTATCCGTCCGTCAGCCAGATTCGGCACCTGGGGTGCAGGCGAGTCAAAGAGCGAGACATTGTTTTCGACTCCCACATGTCTGGCTTTGTCTACAAGGTCAGCGTCAATGGCAACATGCtgatcaagaaggagattcCCAGCCCCGACACCGTCGAGGAGTTTCTCTACGAGGTCAATGCGCTCAACGGCCTGCGTTTCTCAAGGCACGTCATTGACTTTTACGGGGTTGTTGTGGATGACAATGACGAGCACGTCAAAGGCCTCCTCATTAGCTTCGCCGGCCAGGGCGCCCTGatcgacatcatctttgagaactgcaaagaaaacaacatTGGTATCCCCTGGGAGACTAGGGAGAGGTGGGCAAGACAAATCGTCCAGGGGCTGGCTGATGTCCACGAGTCGGGCTTTGTTCAGGGAGACTTTACCTTGTCCAACATTGtcatcgacgacgacggcgatgcTAAAATCATCGACATCAATAGGCGTGGCTGCCCCGTCGGCTGGGAGCCTCCAGAGGCCACGGCCCTGATTGAGTCCAACCAGCGTCTCTCCATGTACATTGGAGTCAAGTCGGACCTGTACCAGCTCGGCATGGTGCTCTGGGGACTCGCCATGCTTGAGGACGAACCTGAGACCCAAGGCCGGCCGCTGATTCTGGGGCCCGAGATCAACGTGCCCGATTGGTATCGACAGATGACGGAGATTTGCCTCAGCGATGACCCACGACTGAGACTGCAGGCGGCTTCGCTACTTCGAATGTTCCCACACGCCCTCCCTGGCGACGGGCACAGCGATGCCTTGCACTCGGACCAGGAGCCTGTCCGCATGGATAACGGCGCCGTGGCGCACGACTATTCCTCTGAAGGCTACGAAGTCGACTCCCATCTTGCAGCAAGGGCGACGCGGCCTGTCAACGACTGGTCCTACTCAGGCTCGGCCTATGCTGAAAGCGGGCTCATGCCCTATGACCAGAACTACTCCGCGCGAGGCCGGTCCCCCCCAAGCCCGATGCCGAGCGATGTGGACGTTAATGATCCGGCGTACAAGTCGGGCTGGGCAGCAAACAGGAACATTGCCCCATCATACAGCGATAGCGGAGAGAGCTATGTGTTGCCGGACGAATACGACATACGGCGACAGCCTACACCCCCGACGCCTTCGGCCGGGAAGTTTCTGAATATCAGTGACCGACGTTCACGGCCAATTGAGCAGCTCAGCTCATACGAAAGCACCGACTACTTCACAGCAGTagacgacgaggctgatAGGACAGCAATTGGTCTCGTTCCAGGGGCCCCCGAGTCTAGTTGGGGAGGATCAGCAGCCCACGTCGATGCAGACGACGAACCTACACCGGTTCCTGCCGTTGTTGTTACCGAGTCACCCCTAGACTCGGTAGCTCAGCCGGGAAGCCCCAAATCCCAGCACGAGAGATACCAGGAGAAGGTCGACCGTGAAGAAGACAACAAGCAAGAGTCAGCCGCTGATATGCGCTTCACCGCCCAAAGGACGCATAGCACCCGAAGTGTCGATGCTTCGACACcgaggtcaaggtcaagtGGGAGACTCAAGCTCACCAAGAACGCTGCCAACATCAAGGTCAAGCGGCTCCGGAAAGCCACgagagttgaagatggctatggttcatcttcttctcacccAACGCCGCAGCATACAGAGGTGCCCAACACGCCCATATCGGCAGAGCCCCCAACAGGCTCCCGGCTGGACGATGGGGTAGCTCATCGAGTTACGACGCCAGAAACGGAGTCGGAGCCTGATTATATCGCCTCGCGGTCACCAGGCTTCAAATCTCCCGACCCAAGGCAAGGCTACAACGCCAGCGATGCGCAGAGGGCCGGACAGCTGATCAACGGTGGCAACCAGACGGAAACAGGGCTTGGATATCCACGACACGGGCCAATGCATGTCTCGCTGACGGGCATCGGAGCAGCTCATTTGGGGCTTGAGGGAGAGCTGTTGCAAGAGAAGGGACTTATCGATGACGAATTTCAACTAATGACGCGACCCGAAGCAGCGGCGCCGCTTATGATTACGACAGATGCTCAGACATGA